One window of Cohnella hashimotonis genomic DNA carries:
- a CDS encoding aryl-sulfate sulfotransferase, with protein sequence MGHPTIYPTGATVYLPEKAWSGYTIFQAAELGALLIDMSGKEVRLWKGLRGFPNKILPGGYVTGSTKERDPKYGFQDEIDLVQLDWDGNVVWGFSRFEFIEDPGYEPQWMARAHHDYQREGNPVGYYVPGQEPKTLGGRTLVLVHRNVTKPEISDKLLLDDVIIEVDWEGNIVWEWAASDHFEELGFDEDAKEALFRDPNSRHFGGNTGGDWMHINSASWVGPNKFYDAGDERFHPDNVIWDARESNIIAITDRKTGKIVWQLGPDFSKPEVKHLGWIVGQHHAHIIPRGLPGGGNLLVFDNGGWGGYGLPNPASPDGLKNAVRDHSRVLEINPVTLEIEWQYTPTEAGYLAPLDSYRFYSPYISSAQRLPNGNTLITEGADGRIFEVTAAHELVWEYISPYKNNRNSNMVYRAYRVPYEWIPQLEKPLEEAIVPIDVADYRVPGAAARGAVSVVEISGTISFEDGAFCVPSIGERPVSED encoded by the coding sequence ATGGGACATCCTACGATTTACCCTACCGGAGCGACGGTATACTTGCCAGAAAAAGCCTGGAGTGGTTATACGATCTTCCAAGCGGCCGAACTCGGCGCGCTGCTGATTGATATGAGCGGCAAGGAGGTTCGTCTGTGGAAGGGACTGCGCGGCTTTCCGAACAAGATTTTGCCGGGCGGCTATGTGACGGGCAGCACCAAGGAGCGGGACCCGAAATACGGCTTCCAGGACGAGATCGATCTCGTGCAGCTGGATTGGGACGGCAACGTCGTCTGGGGCTTCAGCCGCTTCGAGTTCATCGAGGACCCCGGCTACGAGCCGCAGTGGATGGCACGCGCTCACCACGATTATCAGCGAGAGGGGAACCCGGTCGGCTACTATGTGCCGGGACAGGAGCCGAAGACGTTGGGCGGCCGCACGCTGGTGCTCGTTCATCGCAACGTGACGAAGCCCGAGATCTCGGATAAGCTGCTGCTGGACGACGTAATTATCGAAGTGGACTGGGAAGGCAACATTGTCTGGGAGTGGGCGGCGAGCGATCATTTCGAAGAGCTGGGCTTCGACGAGGACGCCAAGGAGGCCCTGTTCCGCGACCCGAACAGCCGCCACTTCGGCGGCAATACCGGCGGCGACTGGATGCACATCAATTCCGCCTCGTGGGTCGGTCCGAACAAGTTTTACGATGCCGGCGACGAACGCTTTCATCCGGACAACGTCATCTGGGACGCCCGCGAATCGAACATTATCGCCATTACCGACCGCAAGACCGGCAAGATTGTCTGGCAGCTGGGCCCGGACTTCTCGAAGCCCGAAGTTAAGCATCTCGGCTGGATCGTCGGCCAGCATCACGCGCACATCATTCCGCGCGGGCTGCCCGGCGGAGGTAATCTGCTCGTGTTCGACAATGGCGGCTGGGGCGGCTACGGGCTGCCGAATCCGGCGTCTCCGGACGGCCTGAAGAACGCTGTGCGCGATCATTCGCGCGTGCTGGAGATCAACCCGGTGACGCTGGAGATCGAGTGGCAGTATACGCCGACTGAGGCCGGTTATCTGGCGCCGCTCGATTCCTATCGCTTCTATAGTCCGTATATCAGCTCGGCGCAGCGGCTGCCGAACGGCAACACGCTGATTACCGAAGGGGCGGACGGACGGATCTTCGAGGTTACGGCGGCACACGAGCTGGTGTGGGAGTACATCTCGCCCTACAAGAACAACCGAAACTCGAACATGGTCTATCGCGCTTACCGCGTGCCGTACGAATGGATTCCACAGCTCGAGAAGCCGCTCGAGGAAGCCATCGTGCCGATCGACGTCGCCGATTATCGCGTGCCGGGCGCGGCGGCGAGAGGCGCGGTGTCGGTCGTCGAGATATCCGGAACAATCTCCTTCGAGGACGGGGCGTTCTGCGTGCCCAGCATCGGCGAGAGACCGGTATCTGAGGACTGA
- a CDS encoding MarR family winged helix-turn-helix transcriptional regulator, whose protein sequence is MTDDEWERLEEIDWLFRRMVRKFVKERDKVSVEGVALPGMLILQKVNRDGEQKLGDLAEELDLTSGAITTLCDKLENKGFARRRRMEEDRRTVLLDITSEGRAMLARNRNVGQRCITLLFGDFTGRELETQKEVFRNMADRLEHFSETVMELVKENAEQAMEKPGKRPDNSPPNNRFLNY, encoded by the coding sequence ATGACGGATGACGAATGGGAACGTTTAGAGGAGATCGACTGGCTGTTCCGGCGAATGGTTCGAAAGTTTGTGAAGGAACGCGACAAGGTGTCGGTCGAAGGGGTGGCGCTGCCCGGTATGCTGATCCTGCAGAAGGTGAACCGCGATGGCGAGCAGAAGCTCGGGGATCTGGCGGAGGAGCTTGACCTGACCTCCGGAGCAATCACGACGCTGTGCGACAAGCTGGAAAATAAGGGCTTTGCGCGGCGCCGGCGGATGGAAGAAGATCGCCGCACCGTGCTGCTCGACATTACTTCGGAAGGACGCGCGATGCTCGCGCGGAACCGGAATGTGGGCCAGCGATGTATCACGCTCCTGTTCGGAGATTTTACCGGGCGGGAGCTGGAGACGCAGAAGGAGGTTTTCCGGAATATGGCCGACCGGCTGGAGCATTTCTCGGAAACCGTGATGGAGCTTGTCAAGGAAAATGCGGAGCAAGCGATGGAGAAGCCCGGCAAACGGCCGGATAACTCCCCGCCGAACAACCGTTTCTTAAACTACTAA
- a CDS encoding copper amine oxidase N-terminal domain-containing protein produces MRRIVLAALSILTVLSLFYFPMRSEAADVSPRIVDVQMDTLLMDDGTIWLKRPWAASGYQKVNVGASAIFSAKRASGESYDYGISSKGELILWNNGSLPTVDPTQNGIKLVTGQYYLKNDGTVWSLQSGKQIESLTDISLLATGFQSMAYVTNSGEIHHSYLKNVADKVADSSSIVALKLISDHSLAYMDNTGKVVFVDLNKSDYNNGDVKFFPQVVTSDAAYIESAGEDKLLVTKKDGTAWLGEPTWSGTTKSYQLVKQIAGITNAVKVALYEGSLADKPRDDKNKSMVSSAGGRKWLVLQKDGSWNIYGEGSVASIEPPAVSGLTLAASNAKPAVGNTIQFKIVQTYNNGYKETLSGKEASLQVDKPYLLQEQNDGSYKVLGVGDSKITATAAGNSKTITVTANLGANLTGAVNANGIVMLPIKSVFKSLGGTVTYDSANKRYNVELGLTAIRLTVGRNTATVNGKEVALSSAVSLNKGEAVFPADFLKKNLGAVTLWDSKLKVMKVSIGAGTLVVESADTPQIKKKVAQGNLAGLIGKSYWVNNYNNWERFSKVTITDILPVGGDNFEIVFATVKGKTLKSEVTSRGFVTLILGDPYTFLSYDPFKKYNWSSSTWNTIKASKIAIGMSKTQVDLSWGKPSSASQAAGNEITVDVWRYGYQYVVFTNGLVTQIYS; encoded by the coding sequence GTGCGAAGAATCGTGTTAGCGGCATTGTCGATTTTAACCGTTTTAAGTTTGTTTTATTTTCCTATGCGCTCAGAGGCGGCGGATGTTTCCCCACGCATTGTGGACGTTCAAATGGATACCCTCCTGATGGATGACGGTACGATCTGGCTTAAACGACCGTGGGCAGCATCGGGTTATCAGAAGGTGAACGTCGGCGCCTCGGCGATTTTTAGTGCTAAACGTGCTTCTGGCGAGTCCTACGACTACGGAATTTCCAGCAAAGGCGAACTGATTTTATGGAACAACGGGTCTCTTCCTACAGTGGATCCAACGCAAAACGGCATCAAACTGGTAACGGGGCAGTACTATTTAAAAAATGACGGCACGGTATGGAGTCTACAAAGCGGTAAGCAAATCGAAAGTCTAACCGACATCTCCTTGCTTGCAACGGGCTTTCAATCAATGGCTTATGTGACGAATAGCGGAGAGATTCACCATTCCTACCTTAAAAACGTGGCAGACAAAGTCGCCGATTCCTCTTCGATCGTGGCGTTGAAATTGATAAGCGATCATTCACTTGCATATATGGACAATACGGGGAAAGTCGTTTTCGTCGATTTGAACAAGTCTGACTACAACAATGGGGATGTGAAGTTCTTCCCTCAAGTCGTTACGTCCGACGCAGCCTATATTGAAAGCGCCGGTGAGGATAAACTTCTAGTCACCAAAAAAGACGGAACGGCATGGTTGGGTGAACCTACTTGGAGTGGTACGACTAAGAGTTATCAATTAGTTAAGCAAATAGCAGGCATCACAAATGCCGTAAAGGTTGCACTGTACGAGGGTTCGCTCGCAGACAAGCCTCGCGACGACAAGAATAAGTCTATGGTATCCTCGGCAGGCGGTCGGAAATGGCTGGTTCTTCAGAAGGATGGAAGCTGGAACATCTATGGCGAGGGAAGTGTGGCGTCTATCGAACCGCCAGCGGTGTCGGGACTTACGCTCGCGGCCTCCAACGCCAAACCGGCGGTAGGAAACACGATTCAATTTAAAATCGTACAAACGTACAACAACGGCTATAAGGAAACTTTGTCAGGCAAGGAAGCCTCTCTGCAGGTCGACAAGCCCTATCTGCTGCAGGAACAGAATGACGGCAGTTATAAGGTGTTAGGGGTTGGCGACTCGAAGATAACCGCAACGGCGGCGGGGAATAGCAAAACGATTACGGTAACGGCCAATCTAGGCGCTAATCTGACTGGAGCGGTGAATGCCAACGGAATTGTCATGTTGCCTATTAAAAGTGTATTTAAGTCGTTGGGTGGCACAGTTACGTATGATTCGGCAAACAAACGTTATAATGTCGAATTGGGTTTAACTGCTATACGCTTAACGGTTGGGCGGAATACGGCGACCGTGAATGGAAAAGAGGTCGCGCTGAGTAGCGCCGTTAGCTTAAATAAGGGAGAAGCGGTTTTCCCAGCGGACTTCCTCAAGAAGAATCTCGGCGCGGTGACGCTATGGGATTCAAAACTTAAAGTGATGAAGGTGTCCATCGGCGCAGGGACGCTGGTTGTCGAATCGGCCGATACGCCCCAGATTAAAAAGAAGGTCGCGCAGGGTAATCTTGCCGGACTAATCGGTAAATCGTATTGGGTCAATAATTATAACAACTGGGAACGTTTCTCCAAGGTAACGATCACTGATATCCTGCCGGTAGGCGGAGATAACTTTGAGATCGTATTTGCCACCGTTAAAGGCAAGACGTTAAAGTCGGAAGTGACTTCGAGAGGTTTCGTGACGCTCATTTTAGGCGATCCGTACACCTTCCTATCGTATGATCCTTTTAAGAAATATAATTGGTCTTCATCCACTTGGAATACGATTAAAGCATCCAAAATAGCAATAGGCATGAGCAAGACGCAGGTGGATTTATCCTGGGGCAAGCCCTCCTCCGCCTCTCAGGCGGCCGGCAACGAAATTACCGTTGATGTGTGGAGGTACGGTTACCAATATGTAGTCTTCACCAACGGACTCGTGACGCAAATCTATTCGTAG
- a CDS encoding HNH endonuclease: MSIKDKPEARYGLWQAYQRRCAVCLEELFNYSDLEIDHIISEKTFKDHQKTTDVIKKFNLPTTFDFNHLENLRPAHRKCNNEKRDTELPDEIVARLLRRAQKKLKDVRKHIRKFEEEAQYALSIEAIRKQLAEGKITAEEYTDRINNYVADFGVDEKSHTFDKKYLEYRNRTVMLEGILPALGESRGSCLFTFNSFYIRGTTINLGHKDILSELYPGNNTPIDFEMRRYVVAKLDENNYMVQLGNSRFNLSDEELGNLCAVIDKFIVEYIEAIRLTEEILDCREFIPNHYHPDEYHLIKVSMDVWRKILKFSREYDYGKGDSDWHIFDATGNNILKIYMKKANEDHNEGFKCIIHSFIEDHYSWTPSDKVWLLWNKSGLSKKYGPRDYWTVSNAYAWLTKKLLPRVMQEDNAAQTKGFFKKIQLNHIDVTDYYSDGEVRYFNLNYIINASQLITLVNELQLFYSKNEYVCMNKSELIKLYKGILKSINSCKKPQYHYICSKLGIDQTESKEDIRSFINHKIEHYTHLSGNSEGLVKIYSHQIDDLFRVLYANLQDMEFELDIREIKDYLVLMDWFIQDFNTTRLVECYK; encoded by the coding sequence GTGAGTATAAAAGACAAACCCGAAGCTAGATATGGCCTTTGGCAAGCTTATCAAAGGCGGTGTGCAGTTTGTTTAGAAGAGTTATTCAATTACTCCGACTTAGAAATTGACCACATTATTTCTGAAAAAACATTTAAAGATCATCAAAAAACAACAGATGTTATAAAAAAGTTTAACTTGCCCACCACTTTCGATTTTAATCATTTAGAAAATTTAAGACCTGCTCATCGCAAATGCAACAACGAAAAGCGGGATACGGAGCTGCCGGATGAGATTGTCGCGCGTTTATTAAGGCGTGCACAAAAAAAATTAAAAGATGTGAGAAAACATATCAGGAAATTTGAAGAAGAAGCCCAGTATGCGCTCAGCATAGAAGCCATCCGAAAGCAATTAGCTGAGGGAAAGATTACAGCTGAGGAGTATACGGACCGCATCAATAATTATGTAGCCGATTTTGGTGTAGACGAAAAAAGTCATACGTTTGATAAAAAATACTTAGAATATAGAAATAGAACAGTTATGCTGGAAGGGATTCTTCCTGCATTAGGAGAAAGCAGAGGTTCGTGTTTATTTACATTTAATAGCTTTTACATCAGGGGAACCACCATTAATTTAGGACATAAAGATATCCTAAGTGAATTATATCCTGGGAATAACACTCCAATAGATTTTGAAATGCGACGGTATGTTGTGGCAAAACTCGATGAAAACAATTATATGGTTCAATTAGGGAATTCAAGATTTAATCTAAGCGATGAAGAATTGGGCAATCTTTGTGCCGTTATTGATAAATTTATTGTTGAATATATTGAGGCTATTCGCTTGACAGAAGAGATCTTGGATTGTAGAGAATTTATTCCCAACCATTATCATCCGGATGAATATCATTTAATTAAGGTCAGTATGGATGTATGGAGAAAAATTCTTAAGTTTTCCAGAGAGTACGATTATGGAAAGGGCGATTCCGATTGGCATATCTTCGATGCCACTGGAAATAATATATTAAAAATTTATATGAAGAAAGCAAATGAAGACCATAACGAAGGATTTAAATGTATCATTCACAGCTTCATAGAAGATCACTATAGCTGGACGCCGTCAGATAAGGTTTGGTTATTGTGGAATAAATCGGGCTTATCAAAGAAATATGGACCAAGAGACTATTGGACTGTGAGTAACGCCTACGCATGGTTAACGAAAAAGTTATTACCCAGAGTAATGCAAGAGGATAACGCTGCACAAACGAAAGGTTTTTTTAAAAAGATACAGCTTAATCATATAGATGTTACTGATTATTACAGTGATGGAGAAGTGCGATATTTTAATTTGAATTATATTATAAACGCATCCCAGCTTATAACTCTAGTAAATGAATTGCAATTGTTTTATTCAAAAAATGAATATGTGTGTATGAACAAAAGTGAACTCATCAAGCTTTATAAGGGGATATTAAAAAGCATCAATTCATGCAAAAAGCCGCAATACCATTATATATGTTCAAAACTCGGAATTGATCAAACTGAGAGTAAAGAGGATATTCGAAGCTTCATAAATCATAAAATTGAACACTATACTCATTTAAGCGGAAACAGCGAGGGGTTAGTAAAAATTTATTCTCATCAGATCGATGATCTTTTCAGAGTTCTATACGCTAATCTGCAAGATATGGAATTTGAATTGGACATAAGAGAGATCAAAGATTATTTAGTTTTAATGGATTGGTTTATACAGGATTTTAATACAACTAGATTAGTAGAATGTTATAAATAA